A single genomic interval of Sphaerodactylus townsendi isolate TG3544 linkage group LG08, MPM_Stown_v2.3, whole genome shotgun sequence harbors:
- the TIMM23B gene encoding mitochondrial import inner membrane translocase subunit Tim23B produces the protein MMEGNSKGSGLGGLFGVGGGVGGPGYSHADLAGVPLTGMSPLSPYLNVDPRYLIQDTEEFILPTGASKTRGRFELAFFTIGGCCMSGAAFGALNGLRLGLKETQSMAWSKPRNVQ, from the exons ATGATGGAGGGGAACTCCAAGGGCTCCGGCCTCGGGGGGCTCTTCGGCGTCGGGGGAGGCGTCGGCGGGCCGGGCTATTCCCACGCGGACCTGGCCGGGGTTCCTC TGACTGGGATGAGCCCTCTATCTCCGTATTTAAATGTGGACCCCAGATACCTTATACAG GACACAGAAGAATTTATTCTACCCACTGGAGCTAGCAAAACTAGAGGAAGATTTGAGCTGGCATTCTTTACCATTGGAGGATGTTGCATGTCAG GAGCTGCATTTGGTGCCCTCAATGGCCTACGGCTGGGTTTGAAAGAGACACAAAGCATGGCGTGGTCCAAACCTAGAAATGTACAGTAA